The Brassica oleracea var. oleracea cultivar TO1000 chromosome C6, BOL, whole genome shotgun sequence genome includes a region encoding these proteins:
- the LOC106298015 gene encoding uncharacterized protein LOC106298015, giving the protein MGGSPPCGDSVRAVKDYRRQAITAQKWPSQVEADHQISFSAADTHGISMPHNDLHLIDIGIGKCQVTKVLVDTCSSVDLIFQDTLDKMGVDLRDMKPSSRTLTRFNGSSEKMIGTIRLPVYAGDVTRTVKFSVIRAKAPYNAILGTPWLHSMKAIPSTYHQCVKFPGKDGTTQTIRGDQRAARELLIAAVKLQQSPSLVNAVTKPIHKIHPQKEEILEVPIDEADPSKVVRIGTYLYDDMQSLIISFLKENASTFAWVTTDMKGIGPAITSHELNVDLTFKPIRQKRRKLGPERSKAVNEEVDRLLDAGFIAEVRYPEWLANSVVVKKKNGKWRICVDFTDLNKACPKDRYNQIMMYMDDREKTAFITDRGTFISRSTDKCLPFYELLRGNKRFIWGEKCEEAFNQLKHYLTTPPVLSKPEVGDTLSIYIAVTSSAVSSVLIREDCGEQKPIFYISKRMTEPDTRYPTLEKMALAIITLPLRTVMQNTNQSGRLTKWAVELSEHDIVYKNRTSAKSQVLADFLIELTPELEQDLVLPCLNWILHVDGSSTNKGSKAGVQLQSPTGELIRQSFSFDFAASNNEAKYESLIAGLHLAKAVKAKRVNAYCDSQLVVS; this is encoded by the exons ATGGGTGGTTCACCTCCTTGCGGGGACTCGGTAAGAGCAGTTAAAGATTATAGGCGACAAGCCATCACCGCCCAAAAGTGGCCTTCGCAAGTCGAAGCAGACCATCAAATCTCTTTCTCGGCGGCCGACACTCACGGCATCAGCATGCCGCATAACGACCTGCACCTAATCGATATCGGAATTGGCAAATGCCAGGTCACGAAGGTTCTCGTTGACACATGCAGCTCAGTCGACCTTATCTTTCAGGACACGCTCGACAAGATGGGGGTCGACCTACGTGACATGAAGCCCTCTTCACGCACTCTCACGAGATTCAATGGCTCCTCGGAAAAAATGATTGGGACAATTCGTCTCCCAGTTTACGCAGGCGATGTGACCCGCACTGTTAAGTTCTCTGTTATCCGGGCTAAGGCGCCCTACAACGCAATCCTCGGTACGCCTTGGTTACACTCCATGAAAGCCATTCCCTCCACCTATCACCAATGCGTTAAGTTTCCTGGGAAAGATGGAACAACGCAGACGATCCGCGGGGATCAACGGGCTGCGAGAGAGCTACTTATCGCCGCGGTCAAGCTACAACAATCACCTTCTCTCGTCAACGCGGTCACCAAACCAATACATAAGATCCACCCTCAGAAGGAAGAAATCCTCGAGGTTCCCATCGATGAAGCTGACCCATCGAAGGTCGTGCGCATTGGCACTTATCTCTATGACGATATGCAGTCATTAATCATTTCTTTCCTCAAAGAGAATGCCTCAACCTTTGCATGGGTAACTACTGATATGAAGGGAATAGGCCCCGCAATAACATCTCACGAATTAAATGTCGATCTGACGTTCAAGCCTATTCGACAGAAGAGGCGGAAGCTCGGACCCGAACGGTCCAAAGCAGTAAATGAGGAAGTTGACAGGTTGCTCGACGCAGGTTTCATCGCCGAGGTACGGTACCCAGAGTGGCTAGCAAACTCTGTCGTCGTTAAAAAGAAAAACGGGAAGTGGCGCATTTGTGTTGACTTCACGGATTTGAACAAAGCCTGTCCAAAAGACA GATACAATCAAATCATGATGTACATGGACGACCGCGAGAAAACGGCGTTCATAACGGACAGAGGGAC GTTCATCTCAAGATCCACAGACAAGTGCCTCCCGTTCTATGAACTCCTGCGGGGAAATAAGAGATTCATCTGGGGCGAAAAATGCGAGGAAGCCTTCAATCAGCTCAAGCATTACCTCACGACACCTCCAGTTCTGTCGAAGCCCGAGGTCGGGGACACTCTATCCATATACATTGCCGTCACCTCCTCGGCAGTTAGCAGCGTCCTAATACGAGAAGACTGTGGTGAACAAAAACCTATTTTCTACATCAGCAAGCGAATGACGGAACCAGACACGAGATACCCAACCTTAGAAAAGATGGCCCTCGCCATCATCACTTTG CCCCTTAGGACGGTAATGCAAAATACCAACCAATCAGGAAGGCTAACAAAGTGGGCAGTGGAGCTTAGCGAACACGACATCGTGTACAAGAACCGCACATCAGCTAAGTCGCAAGTTCTTGCTGATTTTCTGATCGAGCTAACGCCGGAGCTAGAACAAGATCTCGTGCTGCCATGTCTGAACTGGATACTGCATGTAGATGGTTCATCTACGAACAAAGGTTCAAAGGCAGGCGTACAACTCCAGTCACCGACAGGTGAACTAATCCGACAGTCGTTCAGTTTTGATTTTGCGGCGTCCAACAACGAAGCCAAATACGAGTCTCTCATCGCAGGCCTTCATCTCGCTAAAGCAGTAAAAGCTAAACGGGTCAACGCATACTGTGACTCCCAACTCGTGGTGAGTTAA
- the LOC106299923 gene encoding transcription factor MYB114-like — MEGSSKRLRKGAWIAEEDNLLRQCIDKYGEGKWHQVPLRAGLNRCRKSCRLRWLNYLKPSINRGKFNSGEVDLLLRLHKLLGNRWSLIAGRLPGRTANDVKNYWNTHLSKKHEPGCKTQMKKRNLPCSSTTPAQKNDVFKPRPRSFTVNNGCSHINGMPEAEFVPLCLGFNDANNVGENSFTCNKDDDKSELVSNLVDGQNMWWESLLDESQDPAALCPEATATKKGATSAFDVEQLWSLLDGETRT; from the exons ATGGAGGGTTCGTCCAAACGGTTGAGAAAAGGTGCATGGATTGCTGAAGAAGATAATCTCTTGAGGCAATGCATTGATAAGTATGGAGAAGGGAAATGGCACCAAGTTCCTTTAAGAGCTG GGCTAAATCGGTGCAGGAAGAGTTGTAGACTAAGATGGTTGAACTATTTGAAGCCAAGTATCAACAGAGGAAAATTTAACTCTGGTGAAGTTGATCTTCTGCTCCGCCTTCATAAACTTTTAGGAAACAG GTGGTCTTTAATTGCTGGTAGATTACCCGGTCGGACCGCCAATGACGTCAAAAATTACTGGAACACCCATTTGAGTAAGAAACATGAACCAGGTTGTAAGACCCAAATGAAAAAGAGAAACCTTCCTTGTTCTTCTACTACACCAGCCCAAAAAAATGACGTTTTCAAACCTCGACCTCGATCCTTCACCGTTAACAACGGCTGCAGCCATATCAATGGCATGCCAGAAGCTGAATTTGTTCCTCTATGTCTTGGATTCAACGACGCTAATAATGTTGGTGAAAACAGTTTTACATGTAACAAAGACGACGATAAATCTGAGCTTGTTAGTAATTTAGTGGATGGTCAGAATATGTGGTGGGAGAGTTTGCTAGATGAAAGCCAAGATCCAGCTGCGCTCTGTCCAGAAGCTACAGCAACAAAAAAAGGCGCAACCTCCGCGTTTGACGTTGAGCAACTTTGGAGCCTGTTGGATGGAGAGACGAGAACTTGA
- the LOC106299927 gene encoding ethylene receptor 1-like — MYNPNFSIQYSLKARFMDENGVSRMVTKGLLVHLGCEVTTVSSSEECLRVVSHKHRVVFMDVCTPGVENYQIALRIHEKFTKRHQRPLLVALTGNTDKSTKEKCMSFGLDGVLLKPVSLDNMRNVLSDLLEHRVLYEAM, encoded by the exons ATGTATAACCCTAATTTCTCGATTCAGTACAGTCTCAAAGCTCGATTCATGGATGAGAACGG GGTAAGTAGAATGGTGACGAAGGGACTTCTTGTACATCTTGGATGCGAAGTGACCACGGTGAGTTCAAGCGAGGAGTGTCTCAGAGTTGTATCCCATAAGCACAGAGTGGTCTTCATGGACGTGTGCACCCCCGGGGTCGAAAACTACCAGATCGCTCTCCGTATACACGAGAAATTCACTAAACGCCACCAAAGGCCACTGCTCGTGGCGCTCACTGGTAACACCGACAAATCCACAAAGGAGAAATGCATGAGCTTTGGTCTAGACGGCGTGTTGCTCAAACCCGTGTCGCTAGACAACATGAGAAACGTTCTGTCTGATCTTCTAGAACATCGGGTTCTATACGAGGCCATGTAA